In Harmonia axyridis chromosome 6, icHarAxyr1.1, whole genome shotgun sequence, a single window of DNA contains:
- the LOC123681942 gene encoding dehydrodolichyl diphosphate synthase complex subunit DHDDS — MSWIIENSLNKFQYFLVNILKCGPIPKHVGIIMDGNRRYAKKIKAEKVVGHSRGFDKLSETLEWCKEIGIKEVTVYAFSIENFKRTEREVAELMDLASEKFKKLLEEEDKLMLEGVCVRIIGDLSLLRKDLQKLIAKAMLLTKDNTKSYLNIAFAYVSREEISTSIKNVIKGTEDKFLEVDDVTETLLSQSLYLNSFPDLLIRTSGEVRLSDFLLWQSSNCVIYFSDVLWPEFSFWNFVLCILHYQKSYYNLKPRNLYGNAPICRSENERVEKYLTFLRVNRLDLLKTYAAN; from the coding sequence ATGTCCtggataattgaaaattcaCTGAATAAATTCCAATACTTCCTTGTAAATATTCTGAAGTGTGGGCCCATTCCTAAACATGTAGGCATTATAATGGATGGAAATAGGCGCTATGCGAAGAAAATTAAAGCTGAAAAAGTTGTGGGGCATTCAAGGGGGTTCGACAAATTATCGGAAACTTTAGAATGGTGTAAAGAAATAGGAATAAAAGAGGTTACAGTATATGCATTTAGTATCGAAAACTTCAAAAGAACCGAAAGAGAAGTTGCAGAGCTTATGGATTTGGCTTCAGAAAAGTTCAAGAAACTTTTAGAAGAAGAGGATAAGCTAATGTTAGAAGGAGTTTGTGTTCGAATTATTGGAGATCTCTCATTATTAAGAAAAGATTTACAAAAGTTAATAGCTAAAGCTATGTTACTAACTAAAGATAACACTAAGTCATATTTGAATATAGCATTTGCTTATGTTAGTAGGGAAGAAATATCTACTTCAattaaaaatgtcataaaagGGACTGAAGATAAATTCTTAGAAGTGGATGATGTAACAGAGACACTGCTATCACAAAGTTTATATTTAAATTCGTTTCCTGATTTGTTGATCAGAACTTCAGGAGAAGTTCGATTGAGTGATTTCTTATTATGGCAAAGTTCAAACTGTGTAATTTATTTCTCTGATGTCTTGTGGCCAGAATTTTCTTTCTGGAATTTTGTTCTTTGTATTCTTCATTATCAAAAGTCTTATTATAATTTGAAACCTAGAAATTTGTATGGTAATGCTCCAATTTGTAGATCAGAGAATGAAagagttgaaaaatatttaacatttttAAGAGTTAACAGATTAGACCTTCTGAAAACTTATGCTGCAAATTAA
- the LOC123682122 gene encoding telomerase Cajal body protein 1 homolog has protein sequence MADGDYTAGIVYEMPTQNYVSYNFEKSALELGRIVWPNYDDQHYLKGCYWSPDGTCLLTVVRGAGMHICELPNDLYSADVLMTSRQVNPLTPAVSVPEQGLIYDVCWYPGMNSSMPATCCWLSSGHEGPVHLWDAFTGTLRCSYRGYNAVDEIDPALSVCFSADGQSIFCGSKKSVKTFATSRPGREYYAYEVSHPASCIVASEAQPGVVAIGSWKNTIELVSQSDGTFRHLCKLQGHKGGITSMAFSLDGYKLFSGARKDKEIICWDLRVPGRPLFCLGREVNTNQKIAIDLSRCGRYLVSGGTDGKVLAWDISLNCAPQENYQMPLHSDCCNGVSLHPTKPILATSSGQHHTMDPLHHTRSSFSYENSLCMWWLGNQQEDPDLITAIIRAATNS, from the exons ATGGCAGACGGCGATTATACGGCTGGAATTGTGTATGAGATGCCTACGCAGAACTATGTATCttacaattttgaaaaatctgcTTTAGAATTGGGGCGAATAGTTTGGCCAAATTATGATGATCAACATTATTTAAAGGGTTGTTATTGGTCACCTGATGGAACTTGCCTTTTGACTGTTGTGAGGGGTGCAGGCATGCATATTTGTGAATTACCAAATGATTTATACTCTGCAGATGTATTGATGACTAGTAGACAGGTTAATCCTCTAACACCAGCCGTTAGTGTTCCAGAACAAGGTCTTATATATGATGTCTGCTGGTATCCTGGAATGAATAGTTCCATGCCTGCTACCTGCTG ttGGTTGTCAAGTGGACATGAGGGTCCTGTCCATTTATGGGATGCTTTCACAGGAACACTCAGGTGTTCCTATAGGGGTTATAATGCAGTTGATGAGATAGATCCAGCATTAAGTGTATGTTTTTCTGCCGATGGACAAAGTATATTCTGTGGATCTAAAAAATCAGTTAAAACATTTGCAACAAGTAGACCCGGAAGGGAGTATTATGCATATGAGGTTTCACATCCTGCTTCTTGCATCGTGGCAAGTGAAGCACAGCCTGGAGTTGTAGCGATAG GTTCCTGGAAAAATACAATAGAATTAGTTTCTCAAAGTGATGGCACTTTTAGACACCTTTGCAAATTACAAGGTCACAAAGGTGGTATTACGTCAATGGCATTTTCCTTAGATGGATACAAATTATTCAGTGGAGCAAGAAAGGATAAAGAAATAATTTGTTGGGATCTGAGG GTACCAGGACGCCCCCTATTTTGCCTTGGGAGAGAAGTTAATACAAACCAAAAAATTGCTATCGATTTATCAAGATGTGGAAGATATTTGGTATCTGGAGGCACAGATGGTAAAGTTTTAGCATGggatatttcactaaattgtGCCCCACAAGAAAATTATCAG ATGCCTTTACACTCTGACTGTTGCAATGGGGTAAGCTTACATCCTACTAAACCCATACTAGCGACGTCTTCAGGTCAACATCACACAATGGACCCGTTACATCACACAAGAAGCAGTTTCAGTTATGAAAATTCTCTTTGTATGTGGTGGTTGGGAAACCAACAGGAAGATCCAGATTTGATAACTGCTATAATAAGAGCAGCCACGAATTCATAA
- the LOC123681941 gene encoding 26S proteasome non-ATPase regulatory subunit 14 — protein MDRLLRLGGGMPGLSQAAPASDAPVVDTAEQVYISSLALLKMLKHGRAGVPMEVMGLMLGEFVDDYTVRVIDVFAMPQTGTGVSVEAVDPVFQAKMLDMLRQTGRPEMVVGWYHSHPGFGCWLSGVDINTQQSFEALSERAVAVVVDPIQSVKGKVVIDAFRLINPNMMVLGQEPRQTTSNLGHLQKPSVQALIHGLNRHYYSISINYRKNELEQKMLLNLHKKSWMDGLTLADYSENCSVNEKTVSEMLELAKNYNKALEDEEKMTPEQLAIKNVGKQDPKRHLEEKVDVLMTNNIVQCLGSMLDTVVFN, from the exons ATGGATCGACTACTCAGGCTTGGTGGTGGAATGCCCGGATTGTCTCAGGCAGCCCCTGCTTCTGATGCTCCTGTTGTAGATACTGCAGAACAAGTTTATATTTCTTCATTGGCCTTATTAAAGATGTTAAAGCATGGAAGAGCAGGTGTACCCATGGAAGTGATGGGGCTCATGCTGG GTGAATTTGTTGATGACTACACCGTTAGAGTAATCGATGTATTTGCTATGCCCCAAACTGGTACTGGTGTAAGTGTCGAAGCTGTGGATCCTGTATTTCAAGCAAAAATGTTGGATATGCTTCGACAAACAGGCAGACCTGAAATGGTTGTTGGCTGGTATCATTCCCATCCTGGTTTTGGATGCTGGCTTTCTGGAGTGGATATAAATACGCAACAATCATTTGAAGCATTGTCAGAAAGAGCTGTTGCAGTTGTTGTTGATCCTATCCAGTCTGTAAAAGGCAAGGTTGTTATTGATGCATTCAG ACTGATAAATCCTAATATGATGGTACTAGGTCAGGAACCCAGACAAACCacatcaaatttgggacaccttcAAAAACCTTCCGTCCAGGCTCTCATTCATGGTCTAAACCGTCATTATTATTCAATCAGTATAAACTACAGGAAAAATGAACTTGAACAAAAAATGTTGCTTAATTTACACAAAAAATCTTGGATGGATGGCCTCACTTTGGCAGATTATTCAGAAAATTGTAGTGTGAATGAAAAAACCGTATCAGAAATGCTGGAACTGGCTAAAAATTATAACAAAGCCTTAGAGGATGAGGAGAAAATGACACCTGAACAGTTAGCAAttaaaaatgttggaaaacaGGACCCTAAAAGACATTTGGAAGAGAAAGTTGATGTACTTATGACGAATAATATTGTTCAGTGCTTAGGTTCAATGTTGGACACTGTAGTGttcaattaa